The sequence below is a genomic window from Dermacentor albipictus isolate Rhodes 1998 colony chromosome 2, USDA_Dalb.pri_finalv2, whole genome shotgun sequence.
ctgatttatagcaaacaaccgcatttccaaaagtaagtcctggaacctttacacctttccacatacctcggaggacctcgtacctatgcGCCCTGTCACTGGCCGCTATTGGCCCAGCCCTTTCTTGCTACACGCGCATGCGCACTCTCTCCCAAGCGCCCGCGCTGCCGGCTTGGCACCTCCTCCTCCACTCGCCGGTGCTGGAGTGCGCGCTACAGATAGACGCGGCTCGGTTGCGCTCGCTACTCTACGTTAGCTCTACGCTAGCTACTCTACGTAGAGTAGCTTGCTAATCTACTCTAGCTACTCTATACTTGCTGATACCTGAATGAGCCCTGGAGAGTACCAAGGCTATTCAGAGACTACGAAGGTATTGGATGCATGCTGAATCGGCGAGGCAGGTTGTGAAGCGACACAGGCCAACGAATATGCTCGCTGCCGAAGAGCAGCGGCACGCCAAGCGGACGGCCACTGAACAGTCCGCCGATGCCACGCGGCGCCGATGGGAGACCCTCACTTGTGGGACGCAGACGGTGTTCTTCCTAAACCATTTTGTCGAATAAAAATTTGGCGCGGCATGTAGCGTCTGCGATTGCCTCCGGTTCCGATCGTACGCCGTGATGACGTGTCGGGGCCCGCGCATGTGACAGCTCCTCGAGCGAGCGTTCCCTCCAAAGGCCGTGGGTTCGCTTGCGTTTCGTGCCTCGTTCAGGTGAGAAATGATTCGCATTGACTTACGCATTCATCGAGAATGCCTTCTGCCGTTCTTTTTTGTGCTGCAAATCGACGGCAcatcaaaaaaaagaaatcatgaaTGGTTTTACGTTTGTTAACCTAATCTACAAAAGGCGACGACAGCGTACGAGCCGCAAACGAATAAACTAGTATTCCTTAACCCTCAGATGATATGCTGATGACAGTGTTGTTTAACGCAAAATAACCAACACGAATGACGCAATGTCTTCCTTCAAACCGATCTTAACAATGTCTGGCATTGGTGTTCCAAATATGTGATGACACTCAATATCGGTCAGTGCAAGTCTTTGAGAATATCGCGCTTAGGCGGCCTCTCGGAACTTTACCCGTATATGCTTAACAGTCTACCCCTAGATTAACTCTTATAAATACCTTTGTATCATTATATGAATAACCTCTCATGGAAAATGCACAATAACTGCGCAATTATTATTGCTAATCGTGGCCTCGATTTCATTCGCCGTAAATTTTCCTCCCTCCGAGCTCTCTAAACTAGTTCTCTACAAACTGTCGTCGGGTCAAAACTCTGACATGGCGTATATAATTGGGATCTCCTTTCTGCTCTATCTTGTTCCCTTGAATCAATTCAATATCTATGTGCCCGTTTTACTGTGTGCAAGTTAGTCCGCAACGCAAGCGTGTCAGCCATCAGGCATTCTCTGGAACCACCTGACTTAGCAATTAGACGGTAAAGGGCCCGACTGTGCCTCTTTTTTGATATAACTTTCTATCCGTATTTCAGAGCTAAAACGTGAACTTGTCGACCCGTCCCTGCATACATTTTCTTCCTCCCGCATTGGTCACAGCCTGAAGGTGCACGTGCTCAGTTTGCGCACACACCAGTGCGCAAATTCCTTTGTACCGAAGACTGCCTCTAACTAGAACCACCTCCATCGCCAGCAATACCGACGAGCCTTCGTTCAAGACCGCCATTTCTACATTATCATTCAAGTGCtaaccactcctctctgtaacgcccTCGTGGCCCTGAGAGGGTTTACGTAAACAAATGcctaactaaataaataattttGATTGATTCAATTGATTCAGTTATTTATTTTCATCTTCTTTCTTGCAGGCATCTACGCTGACAACGCACCATGCGTGATTTCTTCTCGTAGACGCATGCCAcgtgcagaagaagaagaagcagctgACGAAGAGGATGGATTCTTCGATGTGGTCCGCGACGGCGAGCGAAAAGAAAACCTCTGGCCGCTCCAAGTCCAGGGCTAAGTCCAAGTCCAAGAAAAAGTCATCGCGACGATCCTCAAAGCGGGCCCGCAAACGCAGAACAACCCCTCCCGGCGTCGCCGAAGTGGAGGATGCAGTCCCGTCGCTGTCCGTGGAATCCCGTCGGCCTAGTTGCTTCACGCATGCCGGGGCGTCGACGAAGTCCTCCACTGAACGACCCAAGGACCGTCGAGCCGCGAGCGAAAGGACATCGATAGCTGGAACTATAGGCGTCACTGAGGACCAAAGCGCCCTCGCCAACTCAGGTATTTGTACCGTACCAGTATATAGTGACCCCCAAGGGGACACCTGTAATCGGAATTCGAGTGGCGATCTAGTCAGTCATTGGTGGTTCAGTCATACGGTGCGCGTGGGTGGGCGCAACGCCGTCATTGcctatttattcatttacttttttatttatttattcattcttttATTCCAGCATCCACTTATTTATTAGTTAACTTATCTTACTTCGTTTATTAGCCACCACCGCTTTCTTCGCCTATTCATCTATGTTAATATCAATTCAACCAGTTTCACAGCTCCGTATGCTGGTGAAAGCAGTCTGATGGGACAAACGGTGGTCGCGCCGAAGGTGTATAGTGATGTAGCACGACCTCGAAGATCTCCGTCACGTCTGACACGCTCCACGTGATCACGATGCGAGAGGAAACCGGCTGCTGCATGACGCGCCTCTATGCGGTCGCACGCACCgccgcgccatgcatttcggaggtcaCGCGCAGGCTTCAtggtggcggcgctagatggctccgagtgttcttagggaatgGAGTAAGTCTTGCAGGGAAGCGCTTAAGAGGAGTCCAGCTGCAGCACACGATtgatacataactcgtttcggtGGTGGCATTGTTGTGTCGCTATATCGATTAATTGCTAAACACATTACCGTCTACATTAACACGTGATCTGGGTTCTGccacctctttttctttttcagaggtACCCCGATCAGCGCTGACATTTCTGCCGGAAGCCTCGGAGTTGATGGTGGCGCTCGCTTCGCCTGAGCCAACGGTGCTCGATTCGCATCAGATAGACGAAGAAGACCTGGTTTCGCGGGTGCCACTGGCGACCCTGCCACCGCCAACGATGATGTCAACGCGTCCTTTCACACAGAGGAATGAGGCAACCAAGGCCACGGGGGCAAATTACGAGTCCGTGATGAAGACAGGCACGACCCCGGGACACGACAGTTTTACCCCTCTCAGCGGGATCGTCCCGTGGCGGAAAGACGTCCAACCAGACCTCGTCgatgtgcgtgttttttttttccttcttgcatGCGCGCGTCAAACTCGTGCTAAAAAGAGATAGCGGAGGTAGCGAACGATTTCCGAAACATAACCTACGAATTAAACATTTCCGAAATGTATCTGGGATATATTTCTGTCTACAGCATGAATAGTTCTCGAACGGACGAACTTATTTGTATCTGTCTTCAATATAATTTACCctgaagtgttttttttcccCAAGTTGATTCAAGCACGTTCAGGTGCATCTCCTGACTTAATGGTACTTTGGTTTTGTGGACCTACTTAACTGTAGGTCAGGCCAATAACGTACTCTCTGCCCTTGAAGCACAAGCAAATGTAAACACCGGAGCGTGAGTTGAGGCGAGAATAGCCTATAATATTTGTTAAAGGAACAGCATTTTCATAGAATCCAAAATGGGGGGAGGAGGAAATTCTCTAGCGATGCGTTAACCTCGAACAACGGTATTACCGGCATCTGCAAGCAGCGTTAATAAAATTTAGATGACAATAATATAGTTATCTGTTTGCACAAACTATAGAGCAGGGCGACTACATGTTCTTCTCAATCGTTGAATTCGTGCGACTGAATCAAGCGCAAATTCGCCTACAGGTCCCTTCCATATTTTTTGGTGCTGGAACAAGTCTGGCTGCTGCATTTGGTTAATAGGAGCGTAAGATAAAGAAATGCATTGGAAGCCCCGATTGTGGTTCGGGTTCACatgctaggaaaaaaaaaacttttaaagCAATGTGATACGGACCATATAGTTCAATAACTATAGGTCCGTATTCGAGGTATATCACGACATTTTGAGGCAGGTAAAACGCAAACAAAACACGGACTCTGGAAAGAACGAGCTCATACAGAGCGCGCTTCCAACTAAATTTACCACGCGAGAAAACCTGTATATAAACTCGCATACAGCGCTCCGTATGTCCTCGTTCTTTTTGCTGTCCGTATTTTATTTGAGCTTTAGCTGCTTTAAGAAATTATTCGTGGAAAACTATTCCGTAAACATATTAATTGAAATTATTGAACGACTATATGAACAGCCACCAGAATGGCATGTATTGGCAAGTAGACTTTCGTACACTAGGCCAAGGACACCATATTCGTTTGCACAGTTGCCTGTAAACGAATATTAAATGTTTTATAGTGAGGAAATTGTGGCtctacgtgcgtgcgtgcacgaaTTTGTTGATGTCCATGTGTCTATGGTGACGGCCAGCTGTTCGAAATCTCCTCAGTGGTGTTTAAACAGTTTCAGTAAAGCGCAAGTGGCACCACACTATACACAAATAAATAGCAGGGTCAAACTGCGCGTGCGTCCTCTCTCGCGTTAGGTTTGCGCATTGCATGCCTCCACTGTTTTCTGCTTACTTCCACGGCTCGCTAAGACGGTTTAGCGTGGAAAACATGGCGGCGCCTTCGAGATTGAGAGTCGCCCGCTTCATATCAATTCATCACCCTGCGCTGTTTGGTTCATTCGTTGCCAACAGATGCCGGAATCTGTTTTAGATTCGTGTCATGATGCTTGGCTAACGAAGTATTAGTGACAACAGGCCGCTGTTTCCTAAATCCCTTCTTGATTTTTCGGGACTTTGGGCTTAACAGGAGTGGTTGTGCTACGTACAAGGCCTCCGAGATTTGACAGCGCGAGCGGCAAGACGCGTGCGCCACCCCATCTCAGAGGCCATAGATTACGAATGCTTGTTTGTGTTTAGTACAGATGGGACCACAAGCGAAATCGTTATTCGCGGAAAAGTGAAGCGCCACCGTGGTGACGGCTGTGCTCACAACGTGGATACATCAGTGCATTTGTTTCGCATTTTATCTGCATTAGGTTTACATCTACTATGTGAACGTTTACATCTACATAGCATCGCAGCTGTTTGCTTTTGCGTTATCGTTCCGTTCAATTTCGCTATACTAAAATACTAGTTTGTGCGGTGCTCCGAAACGTACCAGAGAAATATCGTGATATGTCCGAGTTTGTAgcacttatagcagcggattGGTCTAAAAGATACGAATTTGATTCGAATTTGTTTCGAATTCGAAAGATTTGTTTGATTTCTCCAtgctcttttctgagggcttttcctccacgtctacaggctccggtctTCTAGTCTGTGAACCCTTCTTGAATGGAAATTGTTCCCGTGGTCCATTTCGGCCgccccaatttccgtcctcggcgttcagctttctacgcggtgcgtactcttcggctaattcagccgccctttccacagtgtttgcatttcctctgtcttgctcccacagcttcacagattgtgggatgcctctgtaaaactgctctagacacatgcattcaattatcatgtctctgctctcgtacgcttccgcgcttttaattCACTCCACTAGGTTGCCTTTTAAGCTCTATGcgaactccggatatccctcgctatccttcttgcctgtgcttctaaacctcTGCCGAAAGGCTTCGGCAGAAAGGCGGTACTTTTTCAAAAGACCAGCCTTAACTTCCGCACAATCATATTCATCAtgcgcactgagtctggcgattacctccgcagcctcacacggcaacatagacggtaaccgctgtggccatgaactcgggccgaagttcatctttttgcaagtcctttcaaaatttcctaggaacaagcctatgtccttcccgacctcaaatggctttaacagcctgtccatgcggtataaTTCTGGCTCACTTGCTCGTCctagagccccttcacttccttgagacaattccaaacgtttgctttcaagttcaagttgcatttttcttaactcgcgatctttctcgcattcctctttctctctctgtcccgttcttacCTCTCtttgtcccgtttctctctttccttAAGAAGTTACAACCGCATTTACATGTCCTCCTCACTGGTCTTTTCGGAAATCAGCAGCAATAATTCCGGTTTTAGCGTTTCCTTGCGtacctctaggcccagttcctcaccaacaatcagcaattcgtctctcagcagtgtccttaactccatgattgctgctttactgccttggccctgctcgctaaacctaccttggaaaacacaacctagctaacaatcaacaaccTAGCTTCCCTTCTGTTTTAAatagaacaaccacaaaatgaagcctagagattcaaagcaagaaccaagccgCAGACCGCAGACACagaccgcagacacagcaccgcgtcgcaaagtccgtctcaccgctgcCAGCCAGTTGTGATGGTTGGAgccgggcatgaaatagatggtagctggtcCACGCCGTCGTCCAACTAAtctacgctgaggacgttgttgaagggaaggactgctccACCACGAGAACGAGGAGTTGgggatttatttgcagtatctacatgagaacgttacagttcatcagtctaacatgattgaaagaggaatgcaccctgaggagccgccaacggctccttaagTACAGGCTGTCATCCCTAGATCCCTAAGTGAGGGAAAATGGCAGTTCACTGCCAATTCGGAGTGTCCAACGAcatcgtagccgagccgcctttgagggAAAGGGCCgacgcactcacttccgcacaggttgcactgaccacgtCGAGTAgagtgggttctcgcagacacggtgctGGACCCtagcaggcgcctctttatcccaCAGTCGACTCCacagacaatggccgccgcgtctgtccattgaccgacgacttctaagctgcgtgagaGGGCACCGCCAAGCATATCCTTCCAGGAATTCCCCCTCTCCAACCAAACCTTGACGGTGACGGCATACACACTAACAATACTTCCTCCGCCGACTGCGGCTACAAATAGCCATCTGGGTACCGTCCCCATGTTGACGTGGCGCATTCTTGTCGTCACAAAGCAGGTTGTCGCCGCAGACCTGCCAGCGTCGAAGTGCTGTTTATTCGAGCATTGTAGTCCTAACAAAGTGAGTCATAGCAGCGGGCCAGGCAGATttcgtcctttcaaagcgagtcgtTGGAGCAGCCATGGTGGCGCCTTTCCGTCGTGGTTACCCGAAGATCGGCAGCCTCTGCCGGCCATCCGTAACAAGCTACGGCAAAGTTTGAAGGTGAAGGCTTCGAGGTCTACGCGACGTGGCGGCTCAATGAAGGCGGTCTAAGGAGCAGATCAGCCACCCAAACGTCATTACTTAGGGTCACAAATAGAGCAAAGAGGCTCGGTTTTGCGCAAGAACATAACGGGTGGGCTCTGTCACAATAGGAAAAGCTTGTAATCAGAGATGAATACACGTTTACGACCACTGGCGACCAGCGAGACACGGTAAGGTATTTTCTAGAACGAATTATTACTATCCATACAATTAAGAGACTATCTTATATTCCCTCATCTTCTAAAATTTTTCAATGCTTACAAGCATTTCTCTCGCAAACCACACTTAATTCAAGGGAATTTTTCCATGTTTCAATAATTTCTCTTCTCGTATTCGAATGCCGATTACCATGTTATCGGCTGTTAACGAAACTTATTCTCAAGTCTCTAAATTTATTGAGGCAGTTTTTCGCGTGCGTACCATGGGCCACGCACGTTCATATCTCATTCCGTTTCTCTACCGCGGCTGCGCTTTAGAACCACGGCGCTGCAGTGATTATTCAGTaatttccctttccttctttttaaactcgttctcttaactactacacgcagaaacaaagcaacagcgGTCGCATTCGATCCTATAAATGAGatttcataaatatatatatatatatatatatatatatatatatatatatatatatatatatatatatatatatatataggggttttcttcaaagttcagcacgcaggacccgacgtagcatacgcaggaaagagacgacgaactttttggaagccttcttttacttaacgttttcggctggtggaccagccttcgtcagagtacagtgtaCAGTGTatctgtactctgacgaaggctggtccaccagccgaaaacgttaagtaaaagaaggcttccaaaaagttcgtcgtctctttcctgcgtatatatatatatatatatatatatatatatatatatatatatatatatatatatatatatatatgtatgtagactaataaatatcgggcccctcggttaaccccctttcttctcgtttatatatatatatatatatatatatatatatatatatatatatatatatatatatatatatatatatatatatatatatatatatatagagagagagagagagagagagagagagagagaaaattatcagtcatagcactcgtagtacaGCCCTCTGGGCCATTCGAAAGTACTCTtcttagggttattataattacacaaaGGTATTTCGCTCTCGTGGGCAGCAGTCGTTGGGATAGTTActcgggctagcttcccacgctaagcgtgccgcgcgcgcacctgcttaagcttttcctagtctctagAGCCGCTCGAGTTCCCTTTCATCGACGGGAGGCtattttttccaagaaagtatgccttccaaccacttgTTTAAGAGATTAAAGAAGAAAATGAGATTCCCTTTCAGTTATCAATTGTTTCCTCCCTGCTGTCACTTGTTTTCCTTCTAAGTGGTTACTCATAGCAGGGTTCTTTCCCGTTGCCGCCGCCTATGAGATTATGTCAGCCTCTCTGAGTTCCCGCTTGACGTATTTTGTTTTCACGTTGCTCACCATACTCGCATACTTGCTACTAAGCTTCCTGGTCCGTCTCTTCCTCTGTGAATCGGTGTTTTTCCGGTACAAATATGTGAATGATCTCACGGCCCACTCAGGTTTTTCTACCTTCTAACCAAACCAAAATCGACCATCGCGGACAATATCAGtctctttccacgtaagtatgaggctttggacaggagctatggcgctttaatgtaacctggggcctgacggacCGACCAACTGAGCTATCTCTCCGGGCAAAATCTAAGGGTGACGAGTTCAAATCCCCtattctcttcctttttttattttctttcttttcctccccTTTATATATTTCTTCTCTTTTATATTATCACTATACGAGGGAATTGCATATCTTCGCCAAGACCGTCCGCATGGGGACcctcttaacaaaaaaaaaaaaagaacattctcCCCTATTATGTATGGCCACTCATGTGCAGGTTATAAACTACCTGATTTCTCCAGTTGAGCGCACCTGTGCGGTTttaccgagctcagattggtccaccttgaccgATCGAAGAAGGCACCACTATGGGTtgaatgaggcgtacaactcctgcggtaACGAAGGGGTAGAGTATCCACCTcgtgtgcaagaggaccgtggttcgaatcccgg
It includes:
- the LOC135899796 gene encoding uncharacterized protein isoform X1; the protein is MDSSMWSATASEKKTSGRSKSRAKSKSKKKSSRRSSKRARKRRTTPPGVAEVEDAVPSLSVESRRPSCFTHAGASTKSSTERPKDRRAASERTSIAGTIGVTEDQSALANSEVPRSALTFLPEASELMVALASPEPTVLDSHQIDEEDLVSRVPLATLPPPTMMSTRPFTQRNEATKATGANYESVMKTGTTPGHDSFTPLSGIVPWRKDVQPDLVDMNRKRSSLMTYAAVVAPQVRCCSSGTRKCSCLS
- the LOC135899796 gene encoding uncharacterized protein isoform X2, translating into MDSSMWSATASEKKTSGRSKSRAKSKSKKKSSRRSSKRARKRRTTPPGVAEVEDAVPSLSVESRRPSCFTHAGASTKSSTERPKDRRAASERTSIAGTIGVTEDQSALANSEVPRSALTFLPEASELMVALASPEPTVLDSHQIDEEDLVSRVPLATLPPPTMMSTRPFTQRNEATKATGANYESVMKTGTTPGHDSFTPLSGIVPWRKDVQPDLVDAPVF